In a single window of the Phycisphaerae bacterium genome:
- a CDS encoding bifunctional nuclease family protein, producing the protein MEVRMDLAQIRISESHDHQVIVLRERNGARLLQIVIGLTEALAIDRRVKGVQLQRPMTHDLLANVIETLDGELEKIVVNDLQEHTFYAKLVIRHGGELVEVDSRPSDAIALGVANEVPIYVEDHVLDEAASQ; encoded by the coding sequence ATGGAAGTCCGCATGGACTTGGCGCAGATTCGGATCTCCGAATCGCACGACCACCAGGTCATCGTCTTGCGCGAGCGGAACGGGGCCCGGCTGCTGCAGATCGTCATCGGCCTGACCGAGGCGCTGGCGATCGACCGGCGCGTCAAGGGCGTGCAACTGCAACGCCCCATGACCCATGACCTGCTGGCCAACGTGATCGAGACGCTCGACGGCGAGCTCGAGAAGATCGTTGTCAACGATCTCCAGGAGCATACCTTCTACGCCAAGTTGGTCATCCGGCACGGCGGCGAGCTGGTCGAGGTGGACAGCCGGCCGTCCGACGCGATCGCGCTGGGTGTCGCCAACGAGGTGCCGATTTACGTCGAGGACCACGTGCTCGACGAGGCTGCGTCGCAGTAG